Proteins found in one Nocardia brasiliensis ATCC 700358 genomic segment:
- the dndE gene encoding DNA sulfur modification protein DndE, with protein MSPNTVRLSQPAKDQLVKVKRTTGIVNWNVLCRWALALSLQDPTTPLVREVNTDSNVEMTWKVFGGKHSDLYLALLKARCAGDGLPDTEEALSQVLTVHLHRGIGYLAGRDDLATISGLVGLAMAQQPAPTG; from the coding sequence ATGTCGCCTAATACAGTGCGCCTGTCCCAGCCTGCCAAAGATCAACTCGTCAAAGTCAAACGCACTACCGGCATCGTGAACTGGAATGTCCTGTGCCGCTGGGCATTAGCGCTATCGCTTCAGGACCCAACTACACCACTTGTTCGCGAGGTTAACACCGATTCCAACGTCGAAATGACCTGGAAGGTGTTCGGCGGCAAACACAGCGATCTGTATCTGGCATTGTTGAAGGCCCGCTGCGCCGGCGACGGCCTGCCTGATACAGAAGAAGCGCTGAGTCAGGTGCTAACTGTGCACCTACACCGCGGGATCGGGTATCTTGCCGGACGTGATGACCTTGCCACGATAAGCGGGCTCGTCGGCCTGGCGATGGCTCAGCAGCCGGCTCCCACCGGATAG
- the dndC gene encoding DNA phosphorothioation system sulfurtransferase DndC: protein MTISATPAPFQGRTLTEVVDELTAEIRELYTADQVPWVVGYSGGKDSTAVLQLVWLALKDLPEDQRTKPVHVISTDTLVENPVVASWVAASLDTMRSSAASQGLPVDSHRLTPQVKDTFWVGLIGRGYPAPRPKFRWCTERLKIKPSNAFIRSVVRQHGEAILVLGIRKQESAVRARVMAKHEKRRVRDRLSPNGNLPNSLVYSPIEDWDTDEVWMFLMQYANPWGVSNKDLLTMYQGASADSECPLVVDSTTPSCGDSRFGCWTCTLVEQDKSMAAMVHNSAEHKWMKPLLDLRNNLDNPDDKEDREYRKMNGTIQLFKDKIVHGPYTQKAREKWLRELLKAQTKVRKRAPEGLRNIELISMDELHEVRRIWIFEKHEVEDILPKIYEDETGEKFPGKPLDAYLTLGADEMELLRELCEDDDTHFTTMRELLSVERRYRTMSRRSGLFEALEKVVRKGYFADADDALDYARNRDRLRMENRDRPQLRAEAQQLLPLMEVNADASA from the coding sequence ATGACTATCTCGGCGACACCCGCACCGTTTCAAGGGCGCACTCTCACTGAGGTTGTCGACGAGCTGACCGCCGAGATCCGTGAACTGTATACGGCCGATCAAGTGCCTTGGGTGGTCGGCTACAGCGGTGGAAAGGACTCCACCGCAGTCCTTCAGCTCGTCTGGCTTGCGTTGAAGGACCTGCCTGAGGATCAGCGCACCAAGCCCGTGCACGTGATCAGTACAGACACGCTCGTGGAGAACCCTGTCGTAGCAAGTTGGGTTGCCGCCTCGTTGGACACGATGCGCTCAAGCGCCGCTAGCCAAGGATTGCCGGTCGATTCGCACCGGTTGACACCCCAGGTCAAAGACACATTCTGGGTGGGACTGATCGGCCGTGGCTACCCAGCACCGCGACCGAAGTTCCGATGGTGCACTGAGCGATTGAAGATCAAGCCATCTAACGCGTTTATCCGAAGTGTCGTGCGTCAGCACGGCGAAGCGATCCTCGTGCTGGGAATCCGTAAGCAGGAAAGTGCAGTTCGAGCGCGCGTGATGGCGAAGCATGAAAAACGACGGGTTCGAGATCGTCTGTCGCCCAACGGAAATTTGCCAAACTCTCTGGTGTACAGCCCGATCGAGGACTGGGACACCGACGAGGTGTGGATGTTCTTGATGCAGTACGCCAATCCGTGGGGCGTCTCAAATAAAGATCTCTTAACGATGTACCAGGGCGCCTCGGCCGATTCCGAGTGCCCGCTCGTCGTAGACAGCACAACCCCCTCTTGTGGGGATAGCCGCTTCGGTTGCTGGACGTGCACGCTCGTCGAACAAGACAAATCCATGGCCGCGATGGTGCATAACAGCGCCGAGCATAAATGGATGAAACCGCTGCTGGATTTACGTAACAATCTGGATAACCCCGATGACAAAGAGGATCGGGAATACCGGAAAATGAACGGCACGATTCAGCTTTTCAAAGACAAAATTGTACACGGACCATACACCCAGAAGGCCCGTGAGAAGTGGCTGCGGGAGCTTCTCAAGGCTCAAACGAAAGTTCGCAAGCGTGCACCAGAAGGTTTGCGAAACATCGAATTGATCTCGATGGACGAATTGCATGAGGTTCGCCGAATCTGGATCTTCGAAAAACATGAGGTTGAAGATATTCTGCCAAAAATTTACGAGGACGAGACCGGCGAGAAATTCCCAGGAAAACCTCTCGACGCGTATCTGACGCTGGGTGCAGACGAGATGGAATTGCTGCGTGAGCTTTGTGAGGACGATGACACTCATTTCACGACCATGAGGGAGCTCCTGTCTGTGGAACGCCGATATCGCACAATGTCACGACGGTCAGGGCTGTTCGAGGCGCTGGAAAAGGTCGTGCGCAAAGGTTACTTTGCCGATGCAGACGATGCACTCGACTACGCACGTAACCGGGATCGGCTGCGCATGGAGAACCGTGACCGACCACAGTTACGCGCTGAAGCCCAGCAGCTGCTTCCGTTGATGGAGGTGAACGCCGATGCTTCTGCATAG
- a CDS encoding AAA family ATPase gives MQFTSLVLRNWRPFHGNHRIDFSVDSEKPVTLILGPNGAGKTALLNAFTWVLYGEFTDGFQQPESLVNFEAVNADAAAQTSVELVLKHEGDEYCVRRQTDAHRQASGDYSLTVTKNGERTVEDDLYRILPKPLKDLFFFPAETFGSASVLEGERPGEGASLDIGTAIRSLLAGDIYDRAVDDLRQAITSDALKPPRNYTDNTVETARKNWEQAQADLSALEERRDQLPSILAQARDQASKAKHEAEKYNPDEIKKWELELSRLKDQVGQAEQSVRRASALYVELSRKGHFYFSQYAVEHAISRLGVAEKFGLMPPRIHESVLNQSLVDGHCSLCQVELTDHGRDRVHQLLNHVTEARVAVLGLETRTMLRQYLERSSREIANLREQVGALATDLVVPGPQHDADMRMIQSVLRMCTEVADRRLTKATREFREFSESTDVARPSDGGSPIEIALTRQRAVVLLETESKGVAARIEEQAELAKGYFEDYTKKSSKSDRHKRKTSAIEILNEVKQFFEQARAGLNEFGREDFQKAINDTYSDLIAKPFEIRVGDDFGIAVGAAGKGNSMPVSQSEKVLLLIAFLGAIARLAPQYEEIARNNQQLQRAGVVRTSRKNGFPVVLDSPTSALDTEYEAEVVKALPKLLPQVVIIVSAKSVEAWESISSQIGCVSIMELTSHVTNNRTVSWSGKDHLYGIQDDGVDPARTRINKIG, from the coding sequence GTGCAGTTCACCTCGCTAGTGCTTCGGAACTGGCGACCGTTCCATGGAAATCACCGTATCGATTTCTCGGTCGATTCCGAGAAGCCAGTCACCTTGATCCTAGGTCCGAACGGTGCCGGAAAGACCGCTTTACTCAATGCGTTCACATGGGTGCTGTACGGAGAATTCACCGATGGTTTCCAGCAGCCGGAAAGTCTAGTCAACTTCGAAGCAGTCAATGCCGACGCAGCCGCTCAAACATCGGTTGAACTTGTTCTCAAACACGAAGGCGATGAATACTGTGTACGCCGACAAACCGACGCTCATCGTCAAGCTTCCGGCGACTACAGCCTGACGGTAACAAAGAACGGTGAACGTACAGTCGAGGACGATCTTTACCGTATTCTTCCCAAACCTCTCAAAGATCTATTCTTTTTCCCTGCGGAGACATTCGGCAGCGCCAGTGTCCTCGAAGGCGAACGGCCCGGTGAGGGCGCGTCATTGGACATTGGAACGGCAATCCGCTCGCTCCTTGCGGGAGATATTTATGATCGGGCTGTCGATGACCTCCGTCAGGCAATAACCAGCGACGCACTGAAGCCACCGAGGAACTATACAGACAACACCGTCGAGACTGCGCGCAAGAACTGGGAGCAGGCACAAGCCGATCTCAGCGCCTTGGAGGAACGCCGCGATCAACTCCCCTCGATATTGGCTCAGGCACGGGATCAGGCCAGCAAAGCCAAGCATGAGGCAGAAAAATACAATCCGGATGAAATAAAGAAATGGGAACTTGAACTCAGCCGACTCAAGGATCAAGTAGGACAGGCTGAGCAAAGCGTTCGACGGGCCAGTGCCCTGTATGTGGAGCTTTCTCGAAAGGGACATTTCTACTTCAGTCAATATGCAGTAGAACATGCGATCTCTCGACTAGGTGTCGCAGAGAAGTTTGGTCTAATGCCACCAAGGATACACGAGTCCGTATTGAATCAATCGTTGGTGGATGGACATTGTAGCTTGTGTCAGGTAGAACTTACTGATCATGGTCGGGATCGCGTTCATCAGTTGCTCAACCATGTGACGGAGGCGCGGGTCGCTGTCTTGGGTCTAGAAACCAGGACAATGCTTAGGCAATATTTGGAGCGGAGCTCTCGAGAGATCGCAAACCTGCGCGAACAGGTTGGCGCACTCGCAACCGACCTGGTTGTTCCCGGGCCACAACACGATGCAGACATGAGGATGATCCAGTCCGTGCTGCGCATGTGTACTGAGGTGGCAGATCGACGGCTCACAAAAGCAACACGGGAGTTCAGAGAATTCTCGGAGTCCACAGATGTTGCGAGACCTTCGGACGGCGGCAGCCCGATCGAGATTGCGCTCACTCGACAGCGGGCCGTGGTTCTTCTTGAAACCGAGAGCAAAGGCGTTGCTGCCAGGATTGAGGAACAGGCAGAACTTGCGAAAGGATATTTCGAAGACTATACAAAGAAGTCATCAAAATCGGACAGACATAAACGAAAAACTTCGGCGATCGAGATCCTCAATGAGGTGAAGCAGTTCTTTGAGCAAGCTCGTGCGGGATTAAATGAATTCGGCCGTGAAGACTTCCAAAAAGCGATCAATGACACATACTCTGACCTGATAGCTAAACCGTTCGAGATCCGCGTTGGTGACGATTTTGGGATCGCCGTGGGGGCAGCGGGTAAGGGCAACTCTATGCCCGTCTCTCAGTCTGAGAAGGTATTACTCCTGATTGCCTTCCTTGGCGCAATCGCGCGCCTTGCACCACAGTACGAAGAAATCGCGCGCAACAACCAGCAATTACAACGGGCTGGCGTTGTTAGAACGTCTCGGAAGAACGGTTTCCCGGTGGTTCTCGATTCCCCGACCAGCGCGCTGGATACCGAGTATGAAGCCGAGGTCGTCAAAGCCCTGCCCAAACTTCTGCCGCAAGTCGTCATAATCGTCTCTGCTAAGTCGGTCGAAGCATGGGAATCGATTTCTTCGCAAATTGGATGTGTCAGCATCATGGAGTTGACGTCGCACGTGACCAACAATCGAACCGTATCCTGGAGCGGAAAGGATCACCTGTACGGAATTCAGGACGACGGTGTAGATCCCGCGAGGACGCGAATAAACAAGATCGGATAG
- a CDS encoding DEAD/DEAH box helicase family protein — protein sequence MADNLPSWDPNWKRRYNSPPDDLINSFYIPAFARSRSYDRAVGFFSASLLAAIAPSIDRFVLNDGVMRLITSPAHLNDDELEAMGKGENLKNVLREDLRRAILQPIPNPVLKDRLKLLTWMVAKSRLQVRIALRKHASGYGLFHEKIGVFTDHHGNWMTFTGSPNETIGGARVHSESFPLHRSWANEDQLAYADEERSRFDQVWNEQVDGIVTWKVNEWIEEPMRSTFGVREPSVTKARTDAMDVLFSSEALLDDVTFVPSLPEDLPLRDYQKKAVNDWLLAGGRGTFAMATGTGKTVTALAAATQAANHIAESDRPLLILVIVPSVDLVSQWRNDAERFGFRPAICHGALNRGQEEHLKSVFSAARSRHGRRTEMVITTADSLTPRNGYVGSASDHFLQRQFARHGGHLLVIGDEMHSLGTPARLAALPKNATLALGLSATPKRHGDEDGTQALLEYFGDPVISINIKQAIYEYKALVPYDYMPSQIELTDEETKKYRLISQKIATAFTGGDDQAAEAHIRARTRLIQHATNKQRCLRELMASGLKDQTHQIIYIAEGRDPESDFFQLDETDRMLREEFGMRVERYYGETDSGRREVLQSRLASGDVQALLAMKCLDEGVDIPSARIGIITASTQNPRQFVQRRGRLLRRDPENPKSHAMIYDFIVMPPRPDGELSDSEKRLIGAELSRAAELAEAARNREVLYAVISWAYEYGLHPTDYTWMNLTDDGEMEEWVQ from the coding sequence GTGGCCGACAACCTGCCTTCATGGGACCCGAATTGGAAACGTCGGTACAATTCCCCTCCCGACGATCTGATCAATAGCTTCTACATACCAGCCTTCGCGCGCTCGCGCAGCTACGACCGCGCCGTCGGGTTCTTTTCTGCGAGCCTTTTGGCTGCTATCGCACCATCAATTGATCGCTTTGTGCTTAATGACGGAGTGATGCGCCTAATAACATCGCCGGCCCACTTGAATGACGACGAACTTGAAGCGATGGGCAAAGGTGAGAATCTGAAGAACGTTCTTAGAGAGGATCTGCGTCGAGCGATCTTGCAACCAATTCCGAACCCTGTGCTGAAAGACCGACTCAAACTCTTGACCTGGATGGTGGCCAAAAGCAGGCTTCAGGTGCGTATCGCTCTACGAAAACATGCGAGCGGGTACGGCCTTTTTCATGAAAAGATTGGTGTTTTCACCGACCATCACGGCAACTGGATGACCTTCACTGGTAGTCCAAACGAAACCATCGGTGGCGCTCGTGTGCATTCGGAATCGTTTCCCCTTCATCGAAGCTGGGCAAACGAGGATCAACTCGCATACGCCGACGAGGAACGATCTCGCTTCGATCAGGTTTGGAACGAACAGGTCGATGGAATCGTGACTTGGAAAGTAAATGAGTGGATCGAAGAGCCGATGCGATCCACTTTCGGGGTACGCGAACCATCGGTTACCAAGGCACGCACAGACGCCATGGACGTGTTGTTCTCTTCGGAGGCGCTGCTCGATGACGTCACATTCGTTCCCTCCTTGCCGGAGGATCTACCGCTGCGTGACTATCAGAAGAAGGCAGTCAATGACTGGCTCCTGGCTGGTGGGCGTGGTACATTCGCAATGGCGACTGGGACAGGCAAGACAGTTACAGCGCTGGCTGCGGCGACTCAGGCTGCGAATCACATCGCAGAGTCAGACCGACCTCTGCTTATCCTAGTGATTGTTCCTTCAGTTGATCTCGTGAGTCAGTGGCGTAACGATGCGGAGAGATTTGGGTTCCGGCCAGCTATCTGTCACGGAGCGCTCAATAGAGGGCAAGAGGAGCACCTGAAGTCGGTATTTTCCGCGGCGCGCTCCCGTCATGGCCGACGGACAGAAATGGTCATCACAACCGCCGACAGTCTGACACCGCGGAACGGGTACGTCGGATCTGCGTCTGATCACTTTCTGCAGCGTCAGTTCGCCCGCCACGGTGGGCACCTGCTAGTTATCGGAGACGAGATGCATTCGCTAGGAACCCCAGCCCGCCTCGCCGCGCTACCAAAGAATGCGACACTTGCTCTGGGACTTTCTGCCACTCCCAAGCGGCACGGCGATGAAGATGGAACCCAGGCTCTCCTAGAATATTTCGGCGATCCAGTGATCTCGATCAACATCAAGCAAGCTATCTATGAGTACAAGGCACTAGTTCCATACGATTACATGCCGTCGCAGATTGAGTTGACCGACGAGGAAACCAAGAAGTATCGACTGATATCGCAAAAGATTGCGACGGCTTTCACTGGCGGTGACGACCAGGCGGCCGAGGCGCACATTCGGGCAAGGACACGACTGATCCAACATGCCACCAATAAGCAACGCTGCCTGCGTGAACTTATGGCCAGTGGCCTCAAGGATCAAACCCACCAAATCATCTACATAGCTGAGGGTAGAGATCCAGAATCCGACTTCTTTCAGCTCGATGAGACGGACAGGATGCTTCGGGAAGAATTCGGCATGCGAGTCGAGCGCTATTACGGCGAGACCGATAGCGGCCGACGTGAAGTACTTCAATCTCGCCTCGCTAGCGGAGATGTTCAGGCACTGCTTGCCATGAAATGCCTCGATGAAGGAGTTGACATCCCGTCCGCCCGTATCGGGATTATCACCGCGTCAACCCAAAACCCTCGTCAATTCGTCCAGCGGCGTGGGCGCCTCCTGCGCCGCGATCCTGAAAATCCGAAGTCGCACGCGATGATCTACGATTTTATCGTGATGCCACCCCGCCCCGACGGAGAACTGTCCGACTCCGAAAAGCGACTCATCGGGGCGGAGCTTTCCAGAGCAGCTGAACTTGCCGAGGCTGCACGTAATCGAGAAGTACTATATGCCGTGATCTCTTGGGCGTATGAATATGGTCTTCACCCTACCGACTATACATGGATGAACCTCACAGATGACGGCGAAATGGAGGAGTGGGTCCAGTGA
- the dndB gene encoding DNA sulfur modification protein DndB, with the protein MNTRTPLAVKTATSSGFEYVFPAIRGVQAGREYYVSMCPLRLIPKIFLFDDEELPAEVRAQRVLNKGRLPALVRYLVDNHDDYVFSALTASIDGDMCFESITDAGTGMRAGQIRIPMAARFLINDGQHRRAAIELALRENPDLGDDTIAVVFFHDAGLQRCQQMFADLNRHAVRPDRSLSVLYDQRDSVAYLTRLLAFQSPVFKGHVELETSTLSARSRKLFTLSALHTGNLSLLAGLDLDQDAARQVVEQFWQSVDALIPEWALVRERKLAAPEVRRDFIHSHSLALHAIGEVGNHLLRESLEPDEWSSRLAPLGQVDWTRSNSDWNGRAIIGGRVSKGRQNVVATVEYLCQRLDLSMDALAPATSDADERGDR; encoded by the coding sequence GTGAACACACGTACGCCTCTGGCGGTGAAGACAGCCACGTCGAGTGGTTTCGAATACGTTTTCCCAGCCATTCGCGGTGTGCAGGCCGGACGCGAGTACTACGTGTCGATGTGTCCGCTACGCCTGATCCCCAAGATCTTCTTGTTCGACGACGAGGAGCTGCCCGCGGAGGTCCGAGCGCAGCGAGTGCTCAATAAGGGCAGACTTCCCGCCCTGGTCCGCTACCTAGTGGACAATCACGACGACTACGTATTCAGCGCGCTGACCGCGTCGATCGACGGCGACATGTGCTTCGAGAGCATCACCGATGCAGGTACTGGCATGCGTGCCGGCCAGATCCGAATCCCTATGGCTGCACGGTTCCTCATAAATGACGGCCAGCACAGGCGTGCGGCAATCGAGTTAGCCCTGCGAGAGAACCCAGATCTTGGTGACGATACGATTGCCGTGGTGTTCTTCCACGATGCAGGTCTGCAGCGCTGTCAACAGATGTTCGCTGATCTCAATCGTCACGCCGTCCGCCCAGACCGTTCGCTGAGTGTGCTGTACGACCAGCGGGACAGCGTGGCGTATCTGACTCGCCTGCTGGCGTTCCAGTCACCAGTCTTCAAAGGGCATGTCGAGCTGGAGACCAGCACACTGTCGGCGCGATCTCGGAAGCTGTTCACCCTCAGCGCTCTTCATACCGGCAACCTGTCACTGTTGGCGGGGCTGGACCTAGACCAAGATGCCGCTCGACAAGTGGTCGAGCAGTTCTGGCAAAGTGTCGATGCACTGATCCCGGAGTGGGCGCTGGTCCGCGAACGCAAGCTGGCCGCTCCGGAGGTGCGCCGTGATTTCATACACAGCCACAGTCTTGCGTTGCATGCCATCGGGGAGGTCGGCAACCATCTGTTACGAGAGTCGCTCGAACCAGATGAGTGGAGTTCGCGGCTGGCTCCACTAGGCCAAGTGGACTGGACCCGTTCCAACTCTGACTGGAACGGAAGAGCAATCATAGGCGGCCGCGTTTCGAAGGGCCGTCAAAATGTCGTAGCCACAGTGGAATATCTCTGTCAGCGCCTCGACTTATCCATGGATGCGCTGGCACCCGCCACATCCGACGCCGACGAACGAGGAGACCGATGA
- the dndA gene encoding cysteine desulfurase DndA: MLPYLDAAATSPVAPSVADVVLHWMTEDFGNAGSRTHEYGTRAKREVGQVRELLAGQLNAGPDELIFTSGATESNNIAILGLAPHGIATDRRHIIASAIEHKAVLEPLAHLESQGFDIDLVQPEPGGRISAEAVAQRLRPDTLLVSLMHVNNEIGTIQPVAELADLLRATPTYFHVDAAQGFGKLTADLVGPIDMISISGHKIGAPKGIGALLLRERDFDQVPLTPLMYGGGQEQGLRPGTLPVPLIAGLGKAAEIVADDNEKWMASAQAFRLRLLDALSRTRYHLNGDPDHTVPHIVNVSFDAVDAEALIVRLKNIAAVSTGSACTSASYTPSHVLAALNLSDHAASNGLRLSWIPGHVQDFDPEPLANAIREFQG; this comes from the coding sequence ATGCTCCCGTACCTGGACGCCGCTGCCACCTCACCTGTCGCCCCAAGCGTCGCCGACGTGGTACTGCACTGGATGACCGAAGACTTCGGCAACGCTGGCAGTCGAACCCATGAGTACGGCACACGAGCAAAACGGGAGGTAGGACAGGTGAGGGAGTTGTTGGCCGGACAACTCAACGCCGGGCCTGACGAGCTCATCTTCACCAGCGGTGCTACCGAGAGCAACAACATCGCTATCCTCGGCCTTGCTCCCCATGGCATCGCGACTGATCGACGGCATATTATCGCCTCGGCCATCGAGCACAAAGCTGTCCTGGAGCCCCTTGCCCACCTTGAGTCCCAGGGCTTCGACATCGATCTCGTACAACCCGAACCCGGCGGGCGAATCAGTGCGGAAGCAGTTGCCCAAAGGCTGAGGCCTGACACGCTGTTGGTTTCATTGATGCACGTAAACAACGAGATCGGCACGATCCAACCGGTTGCTGAGCTTGCCGATCTTCTACGTGCGACGCCTACCTACTTCCACGTTGATGCTGCACAGGGCTTCGGCAAGCTCACTGCAGACCTTGTTGGCCCTATCGACATGATCAGCATCAGTGGCCATAAGATCGGCGCCCCCAAAGGGATCGGCGCGCTACTCCTTCGTGAACGCGACTTTGACCAGGTCCCGTTGACCCCGTTGATGTACGGCGGAGGCCAAGAGCAGGGGCTGCGACCGGGAACTCTGCCCGTTCCGTTGATCGCTGGCCTAGGCAAAGCCGCCGAAATTGTCGCTGACGACAACGAGAAGTGGATGGCCTCGGCTCAAGCGTTTCGTCTCCGTCTTCTCGATGCGCTGTCGCGTACTCGCTATCACCTGAATGGCGACCCTGATCACACTGTTCCCCACATCGTCAATGTCTCTTTTGACGCGGTCGACGCGGAAGCGCTGATAGTACGGCTTAAGAATATTGCCGCTGTTTCGACGGGCTCGGCGTGCACCAGCGCTTCGTACACGCCCAGCCATGTACTGGCGGCCCTCAATCTGTCTGACCACGCAGCCAGCAATGGGTTACGGCTGTCGTGGATCCCTGGCCACGTCCAGGATTTTGACCCGGAACCCCTCGCCAACGCCATCCGGGAGTTTCAGGGTTAA
- the dndD gene encoding DNA sulfur modification protein DndD encodes MLLHSLKLQDFGAYRGTQSIELATTDQRPIVLIGGLNGCGKTTLLDAIQLALYGSRARCSGRGNLAYETYLRQSINREADPADGAGLTIEFSTIVDGEPRIFEVSRQWRVTGKSVREFVAVLVDGVYSKVSSEGWADHVEDILSLEVASLFFFDGEKIETLADPDRASSVIESAVHSLLGVNAVEQLRTDLLALQRRQRRTDEDDKRTLERIAELQRERDAAESDSDRAYQEAGSVRAQLSSAKARLTKANNAFVKEGGELFRRRTELELTHTETKNKLKAVEDELRGLAAGALPLALLTSQIEAVRMQASREQESANAAQVGEVLAHRDKWLLELLGETLPTTELTSLRRKLSTDRKKRSDLAAVDPVLRLSKEAFDELATVDRILDHEHTQASNLLAQQEDLARNLEDLARQLTGVPDEKAVADVLNARDDAMRNIATLESKERALTDTHARSRHRLEQLDTELDRAHKARVEALLKTEDTTRIISYSERARATLEQFGDALLKRHISRLEVAMLDSFTQLMRKDRLVQDLRIDTEQFTLTLIGADGEPMPSARLSAGERQLLAIALLWGLARVAGNQLPTVIDTPLGRLDSRHREHLVERYFPHVSHQVLLLSTDEEIDEYLLSKLEPAVAHTYTLVHDDQELITRIEPGYWWNAGASHVA; translated from the coding sequence ATGCTTCTGCATAGCTTGAAGCTGCAGGATTTCGGCGCTTATCGCGGTACTCAGTCAATCGAACTGGCCACTACTGATCAGCGCCCAATCGTGCTAATCGGCGGTCTCAATGGATGCGGGAAAACTACGCTGCTCGATGCTATCCAACTAGCGTTGTATGGTAGTCGCGCGCGGTGTAGCGGCCGCGGCAATCTGGCCTATGAGACGTATCTGCGGCAGTCAATCAATCGCGAGGCCGACCCTGCAGACGGAGCTGGATTGACAATCGAGTTCTCCACAATCGTCGACGGAGAGCCCCGCATTTTTGAGGTTTCGCGGCAGTGGCGAGTGACCGGTAAGTCCGTTCGGGAGTTTGTCGCCGTTTTGGTCGATGGCGTTTACAGTAAGGTTTCTAGCGAAGGATGGGCCGATCACGTCGAGGACATCCTGTCGTTGGAGGTTGCTTCGCTATTCTTCTTCGACGGCGAAAAGATCGAAACATTGGCTGACCCCGATCGGGCCTCGTCGGTCATCGAATCAGCTGTCCACTCCCTTCTGGGTGTCAATGCGGTGGAGCAGCTTCGTACCGACTTGCTGGCTTTGCAGCGTCGCCAACGCCGGACCGACGAAGATGACAAGAGGACTCTTGAGCGCATCGCAGAGTTGCAGCGCGAGCGTGACGCTGCCGAGAGCGATTCGGACAGGGCTTATCAGGAAGCTGGATCCGTACGGGCGCAACTGAGCTCGGCGAAAGCCCGACTCACCAAGGCGAACAATGCCTTTGTCAAGGAAGGCGGCGAACTGTTCCGGCGGCGCACGGAACTCGAACTAACGCACACAGAGACCAAGAACAAGCTGAAGGCTGTTGAAGACGAGCTGCGCGGCCTTGCCGCCGGCGCGTTGCCATTGGCATTGTTGACCTCTCAGATCGAGGCTGTCCGCATGCAGGCAAGCCGCGAACAAGAGTCGGCCAACGCCGCGCAGGTGGGAGAGGTACTTGCTCACCGGGACAAATGGCTGCTCGAACTGCTCGGGGAGACACTACCCACCACGGAACTGACCTCACTGCGCCGAAAACTCAGCACCGATCGGAAGAAGCGTAGCGATCTCGCTGCTGTAGATCCTGTACTTCGATTGTCGAAAGAAGCATTCGACGAACTCGCCACAGTCGATCGGATCCTCGATCACGAGCACACTCAAGCTAGCAACTTACTTGCACAGCAAGAAGATCTGGCACGAAATCTTGAGGACTTGGCGCGCCAACTGACTGGGGTCCCAGATGAAAAAGCAGTCGCAGACGTGTTGAACGCCCGCGACGACGCCATGCGCAATATCGCCACACTGGAGTCGAAGGAACGCGCGCTCACCGACACCCACGCTCGTAGCAGGCATCGTCTAGAGCAGCTTGACACCGAACTCGACCGTGCCCACAAAGCTCGAGTCGAGGCTCTTCTCAAGACAGAGGACACCACCCGTATCATCAGCTACTCCGAACGCGCCCGTGCGACCCTGGAACAGTTCGGGGACGCGCTGCTCAAGCGCCACATCAGCCGTCTGGAAGTAGCGATGCTGGACAGCTTCACCCAGCTGATGCGGAAAGATCGCCTTGTGCAAGACCTTCGGATAGATACCGAACAGTTCACACTCACCCTCATCGGCGCAGACGGCGAACCGATGCCCTCGGCACGGTTGAGCGCCGGTGAGCGTCAACTGTTGGCAATCGCACTCCTGTGGGGCCTGGCGCGCGTCGCCGGCAACCAACTACCGACCGTCATCGATACACCTCTTGGTCGGCTCGACAGTCGGCACCGTGAGCACCTCGTCGAACGCTATTTCCCTCATGTGAGTCACCAAGTGCTGCTGTTGTCGACCGATGAAGAGATCGACGAGTACCTACTGAGCAAACTGGAGCCAGCGGTTGCCCATACCTACACCCTGGTACACGACGACCAAGAGCTCATAACCCGAATCGAACCCGGGTACTGGTGGAACGCAGGAGCGAGCCATGTCGCCTAA